The Sedimentisphaera salicampi genome includes a region encoding these proteins:
- a CDS encoding type II secretion system protein, protein MKNKNGFTLIELLVVISIIALLMSILMPALGRARAQARVTVCASRQKQNVYGATMAAKDNNEKLPRGGFNFGGHNFDDAISFRAEEYINLTSYVTDLGVSIDPSREVDPEILAQAAKQVLTSSARLNFVCPEMENDVIDLEERGMRSIIRGQKTAKKPFIHKYGGAGWTARIGYSYVAGFDTLEWEEWPDEGEKWRSPMKTTDKGSLTVIADRYRYVPDFGYFVFVHGDSGSGQEFVGKGLTPEKAAEKGGGGNCVTNVGRLDGSVTKDKVTNLPGRHVTQKDNKMWSHTSADFCYF, encoded by the coding sequence ATGAAAAATAAAAACGGATTTACTTTAATTGAGCTTTTGGTTGTTATATCAATCATTGCTCTGCTTATGTCGATTCTTATGCCTGCCCTGGGAAGGGCAAGGGCTCAGGCTCGAGTAACTGTATGCGCCAGCAGACAGAAACAAAACGTTTACGGCGCCACGATGGCAGCCAAGGATAATAACGAAAAACTCCCCAGAGGCGGTTTTAATTTCGGCGGGCATAATTTTGATGACGCTATTTCATTTAGAGCGGAAGAATATATCAATCTTACAAGCTATGTTACAGACCTTGGTGTGAGCATAGACCCCTCACGCGAGGTTGACCCAGAGATACTTGCCCAGGCAGCCAAGCAGGTTCTTACAAGCAGCGCGAGGCTGAACTTTGTCTGTCCGGAGATGGAAAATGATGTAATAGACCTTGAGGAAAGAGGTATGAGAAGCATTATAAGAGGCCAGAAGACTGCCAAAAAACCATTTATTCACAAGTACGGCGGAGCAGGCTGGACAGCCAGAATCGGCTATTCATACGTAGCCGGATTCGATACACTTGAATGGGAAGAATGGCCGGACGAAGGCGAAAAATGGCGTTCCCCAATGAAAACTACTGACAAAGGCTCTCTTACTGTTATTGCAGACAGGTATCGCTACGTGCCGGACTTTGGGTACTTTGTTTTCGTTCACGGAGACAGCGGCTCAGGACAGGAGTTTGTAGGTAAAGGCCTTACTCCTGAGAAAGCTGCTGAAAAGGGCGGCGGCGGAAACTGCGTTACTAACGTTGGTCGTCTCGACGGATCTGTAACAAAAGACAAGGTTACCAATCTGCCCGGAAGACACGTTACGCAAAAAGATAATAAAATGTGGAGCCACACAAGCGCCGATTTTTGCTACTTTTAA
- a CDS encoding type II secretion system protein, with amino-acid sequence MVNMKNKRKGFTLIELLVVISIIALLMSILMPALGRARSQARVTVCASRIKQNIYGATMAAEDNDNRLPKGGFNYGGINRDEAIAFRAEEYLNLCTYLVDAGGKVDPQNEADPEDLADMAEAIFNSDAKDNFVCPELESKEYDLQESGQRSIIRGQQTATMPYITKYGGAGWIARIGYCYLAGFDTLQWEQWPDEGKKWKSPMKTSDEGSLVMMADRYRYWPKEGWFVYTHGDNGEGQTKVDNGLAPDEALKRFSSYKCNVGRLDGSVSAEKVSDLDPRHISQKDNKIWNYTGENYAFF; translated from the coding sequence ATGGTGAATATGAAAAACAAACGAAAAGGATTTACCCTCATAGAGCTTCTGGTTGTTATATCAATCATTGCTCTGTTAATGTCCATCCTCATGCCCGCACTTGGTAGAGCGAGGTCTCAGGCTCGAGTAACTGTATGCGCCAGCAGGATAAAGCAGAATATCTACGGCGCTACAATGGCAGCCGAGGATAACGACAACAGACTGCCCAAGGGCGGATTCAATTATGGCGGGATCAACAGAGACGAGGCAATTGCTTTTCGTGCTGAGGAATATTTAAACCTGTGTACATATCTTGTTGATGCAGGCGGAAAGGTTGATCCCCAAAACGAAGCAGATCCAGAAGACCTTGCGGATATGGCCGAGGCCATTTTTAATTCTGATGCGAAGGATAATTTCGTATGTCCGGAGCTGGAGAGTAAGGAATACGATCTCCAGGAAAGCGGGCAGAGAAGCATTATTAGGGGGCAGCAAACAGCGACAATGCCGTATATAACAAAATATGGTGGTGCAGGGTGGATTGCAAGAATTGGCTACTGCTACCTCGCTGGCTTCGATACGCTCCAATGGGAACAATGGCCGGATGAAGGAAAAAAATGGAAATCTCCAATGAAAACTTCCGATGAGGGCTCTCTTGTGATGATGGCAGACAGATACCGCTACTGGCCCAAAGAAGGGTGGTTTGTTTATACTCACGGCGATAACGGAGAAGGACAGACAAAAGTTGATAACGGCCTTGCTCCAGATGAAGCGCTTAAACGCTTCAGCTCATACAAATGCAATGTTGGAAGGCTGGACGGATCAGTTTCCGCGGAGAAGGTTTCAGATCTGGATCCACGGCACATTTCCCAAAAAGACAATAAGATATGGAACTATACAGGCGAAAACTACGCTTTCTTTTAA
- a CDS encoding GxGYxYP domain-containing protein → MKISVQLLILFSLMFPVSAFSSVYNENNNLVNNPYGEAGWQNWYRSQNAEIADISAGAGEKSFKLQPVSGTHSDIRSVKLVGEPNQKLKFKYSFKSEPGSSIEQGSSYAQVRFLDSSGSVLNAASYELVLTSGQWIDYTHEGIVVPNGTVNLDVRFITGAFQKNSQGEFFVDDIYLYQELPKFSSCDNYPDQLYVISKGSMNEEEKVLIQSLQGLLAQDKPEIYIDMGNDDYLNDLQANHGVNYTRVDSLFWYMNNYSSDLSGYILADLDEPQSMTAAVSISGIMNAVIVDDSLESWVQSFGLSKLADTRGKDCRWAYENYWDQLNKNGIVVKSPDRNEVAWAYNSIDWYIAQKLLWWWDESESLSSQVYESVIDSSYCYGWNDPAAGGELDTVSFHSQFSLYTGAGTSAMNKSTLAGMANKYPDKQYSQPISNEDFTTESGVHYVAFNMSDMDNFGVHLNHYGWHTKQDYYDNPRRGDFAMGWGIPPSYLELAPTVLEYWYRNATANDSFIVPGAGLGYIYPTLTPELYKNTRKMGQLMERADMHNVMILDKLWPEPLTEADYYPTAHYYTRLDAVKGLFYVDVAGDYARYGREADDGNAQRIYWFDGKPMIPCRYTLWDGGQYDGISKNANQLAASINASPADPSNPDSYTFVVVHAWSYGLDEVYNTIQQLDSDVRVVTPEELIEQVYMNLSPCGEVPKKADLNQDCEVDLADYSLLSKTWLDAGMGTTDLTSDDKMDLDDLIYFQDSWLD, encoded by the coding sequence ATGAAGATATCAGTTCAGCTTTTAATTTTATTCTCTCTTATGTTTCCTGTCTCAGCATTTTCCAGCGTATATAATGAAAACAATAATTTAGTGAATAACCCCTACGGCGAGGCCGGCTGGCAGAACTGGTACCGAAGCCAGAATGCAGAAATAGCAGATATATCGGCCGGAGCGGGAGAGAAAAGTTTCAAACTCCAGCCAGTATCAGGAACACACAGTGATATTCGTTCTGTCAAGCTGGTAGGCGAACCGAACCAGAAACTGAAATTCAAATATTCATTCAAGTCTGAGCCGGGTTCTTCTATTGAACAGGGAAGCAGTTATGCGCAGGTTAGATTCTTGGACAGCAGCGGCTCAGTGCTCAATGCTGCAAGTTATGAGCTTGTATTGACTTCCGGACAGTGGATTGATTATACGCATGAAGGTATTGTTGTTCCCAATGGAACAGTGAATCTGGATGTCCGCTTTATAACAGGGGCATTCCAGAAAAATTCTCAGGGCGAATTTTTCGTCGATGATATTTACCTCTACCAGGAGCTGCCGAAATTCAGCTCATGCGATAATTATCCAGATCAGCTCTATGTTATAAGCAAGGGTTCTATGAACGAGGAGGAAAAGGTTTTGATCCAAAGCCTTCAGGGACTGCTCGCTCAAGACAAGCCGGAAATCTACATTGATATGGGCAATGACGATTATCTCAACGATTTACAAGCAAACCACGGTGTGAATTATACGAGGGTTGACAGCCTCTTCTGGTATATGAATAACTACAGCAGTGATCTGTCCGGATACATACTTGCAGACCTTGATGAACCGCAGTCTATGACAGCAGCCGTCTCAATATCAGGGATTATGAATGCCGTTATTGTTGATGATTCGCTCGAAAGCTGGGTTCAGAGCTTCGGGCTTTCCAAACTCGCCGATACGAGGGGTAAAGACTGCCGTTGGGCTTATGAAAACTACTGGGACCAGCTCAATAAAAACGGTATTGTTGTAAAATCTCCAGACAGAAATGAAGTAGCGTGGGCATATAATTCAATAGACTGGTACATCGCCCAGAAACTGCTTTGGTGGTGGGATGAGAGCGAATCGCTTTCTTCGCAGGTGTATGAATCTGTCATAGACAGCTCATACTGCTACGGCTGGAACGACCCGGCAGCAGGCGGGGAGCTTGATACAGTAAGCTTTCACAGCCAGTTCAGCCTTTATACAGGGGCAGGTACTTCAGCTATGAATAAATCTACTCTGGCGGGCATGGCAAATAAATACCCTGATAAGCAGTACAGCCAGCCGATCTCCAATGAAGATTTCACCACTGAATCTGGCGTTCATTATGTAGCCTTCAATATGAGCGATATGGACAATTTCGGTGTGCATCTCAATCATTACGGATGGCATACAAAACAAGACTACTACGACAACCCTCGACGCGGAGATTTTGCAATGGGCTGGGGAATTCCGCCTTCATATTTGGAGCTTGCCCCCACAGTCCTTGAATACTGGTACAGAAATGCTACTGCTAATGACAGTTTTATTGTTCCGGGGGCGGGATTGGGATATATCTATCCTACGTTAACTCCTGAGCTGTACAAAAACACAAGGAAAATGGGGCAGCTTATGGAGAGAGCTGATATGCATAACGTTATGATCCTTGATAAACTGTGGCCTGAGCCTCTAACTGAAGCCGATTATTACCCTACAGCCCATTACTATACAAGGCTTGATGCCGTTAAAGGGCTCTTTTATGTGGATGTTGCAGGCGATTATGCGCGATATGGAAGAGAGGCCGATGACGGCAACGCTCAAAGGATATACTGGTTCGACGGCAAGCCCATGATACCCTGCAGATATACGCTCTGGGATGGAGGCCAGTATGATGGAATAAGCAAAAACGCAAATCAGCTCGCAGCCTCTATAAACGCTTCGCCTGCCGATCCATCAAACCCGGACAGCTACACTTTTGTTGTAGTGCATGCTTGGTCTTACGGGCTTGATGAGGTGTACAATACAATCCAGCAGCTTGATTCGGATGTGCGGGTTGTTACGCCTGAAGAGCTTATCGAACAGGTTTATATGAATCTTTCGCCCTGCGGCGAGGTGCCAAAGAAGGCAGACTTGAATCAGGATTGCGAAGTCGACCTTGCCGACTACTCTCTGCTTTCAAAAACTTGGCTTGATGCAGGTATGGGGACAACTGACCTTACAAGCGATGATAAGATGGATCTTGATGATTTGATATATTTCCAAGATTCATGGCTCGATTAA
- a CDS encoding carbohydrate binding domain-containing protein: MKYFAVLSMLLLVCSGAVFAQNYNMEDDLVTNGGAEDDFNVWFHSETNSYISTEDSTEGSKCFELSNVENPYDQAGIRSQRYVVEPDEAFLFTFKYKTLPGFDKFGGPQSLRASVRCFDSDNNYIGAASSVNPLEVTDGEWVTAEYEAVVADPNAAEVDIRITMNTFADADGTVRFDEIHLYTSRMPVYYDTSENLFVNGGFETGDFTNWNPINLTEINSSIFSEGSYSCKFTTTDDGGAEYGKINHTTRPSVTPGGKYLFKCDFKSEAGITVASSITRMVIRFWESGSVVSDYIVTPTTTDGEWQTISQEVVVPDSLDSMDVYTVMNADGSCYMDNMRLHPEMPTVYDASNNLFVNGGFETGDFTNWNPINLVEICGSEVSSGSYSSKFTTTDDGGAGLGKITHQSYPDFSDYDKLLFECDFKSEAGVTVSSANTRFQIRFWDSGSVVGNVQVNPETTNGEWVTLSEEIIVPSPASRVDVFCVMNADGACYMDNMSLYPPLGMGSYGVPHLKNMAGEWLTNDFQPLEPDEPIDDFESYADPNAFSGSWSNTSGSYANRGTGSVSLITDPAEAYSGSQALRWTYDNNGSEERSWVEFNTLFAESVDFGVYDEIHVWLNRHPGNSEEELLYFKFYNETVSQEGIQAVYTLSAEDGSSYSPTGWTEWVIDLNDMNFQSGASEKADLDNVVGMFFGVVGDDTTTGKGSGVIDFDDLSFVDTINCGSNQPVMDLNQDCEVDFEDFVIMGETWVGE; the protein is encoded by the coding sequence ATGAAGTATTTTGCAGTTTTATCAATGTTGTTATTAGTCTGTTCAGGGGCGGTCTTTGCGCAGAACTATAACATGGAGGATGACCTTGTAACCAACGGAGGTGCAGAGGACGATTTCAATGTGTGGTTCCATTCAGAAACTAATTCTTATATCAGTACTGAAGACAGCACTGAGGGGAGCAAGTGTTTTGAGCTTTCGAATGTTGAAAATCCTTACGATCAGGCGGGAATCCGTTCTCAGCGTTATGTCGTAGAGCCGGACGAGGCGTTTCTGTTTACTTTCAAGTACAAAACGCTCCCGGGTTTCGACAAGTTCGGAGGTCCTCAAAGTCTTCGGGCCAGTGTGCGCTGCTTTGATTCGGACAACAACTACATCGGCGCTGCAAGTTCCGTAAATCCGCTTGAGGTTACTGACGGTGAATGGGTAACAGCGGAATATGAGGCGGTTGTTGCTGATCCCAATGCTGCAGAGGTAGACATCAGGATAACAATGAACACCTTCGCTGACGCTGACGGTACTGTCCGCTTTGATGAGATTCATCTCTATACATCAAGGATGCCGGTTTACTATGACACAAGCGAGAATCTGTTTGTAAACGGCGGATTTGAAACAGGCGATTTCACTAACTGGAACCCTATAAACTTAACGGAAATCAACAGTTCAATTTTTAGTGAAGGCAGCTATTCCTGCAAGTTTACCACTACTGATGACGGCGGCGCAGAATATGGGAAGATAAACCATACTACGCGTCCTTCTGTAACTCCCGGTGGTAAGTATCTCTTCAAATGTGATTTCAAGAGTGAAGCCGGGATAACTGTAGCTTCTAGTATAACAAGAATGGTAATAAGATTCTGGGAAAGTGGAAGCGTTGTTTCTGATTATATAGTAACACCCACTACCACTGACGGCGAATGGCAGACTATATCTCAGGAAGTTGTCGTACCTGACAGCCTGGACAGTATGGATGTTTATACTGTAATGAATGCAGACGGCTCATGCTATATGGACAATATGAGGCTTCATCCTGAGATGCCGACGGTTTATGATGCATCTAACAATTTGTTTGTAAACGGCGGATTTGAGACAGGTGATTTTACAAATTGGAACCCGATAAACCTCGTTGAGATATGCGGCTCAGAAGTGAGCTCAGGCAGCTATTCCTCCAAGTTTACTACTACAGATGACGGCGGCGCAGGGCTCGGAAAAATAACTCATCAGAGTTATCCTGATTTCAGCGACTATGACAAACTGCTCTTTGAATGCGATTTCAAGAGTGAAGCCGGCGTTACTGTGTCAAGCGCAAACACCAGATTCCAGATAAGATTCTGGGACAGCGGAAGCGTTGTCGGCAATGTGCAGGTCAATCCAGAAACAACTAATGGTGAATGGGTTACCCTCTCCGAGGAAATTATTGTTCCAAGCCCAGCAAGCAGGGTGGATGTATTCTGCGTTATGAACGCAGACGGCGCATGCTATATGGACAATATGAGTCTATATCCGCCTCTCGGAATGGGTTCATACGGCGTGCCTCATCTCAAAAATATGGCAGGTGAGTGGCTGACAAATGACTTCCAGCCGCTTGAACCGGATGAGCCTATTGATGATTTCGAGAGCTACGCAGACCCGAACGCCTTTTCAGGTTCATGGTCTAATACTTCCGGGTCTTATGCTAACAGAGGAACAGGCAGCGTATCGCTGATTACTGACCCAGCCGAGGCTTATTCAGGAAGCCAGGCTCTCAGATGGACATATGACAATAATGGTTCAGAAGAGAGAAGCTGGGTTGAGTTCAACACACTGTTTGCTGAAAGCGTGGACTTTGGTGTTTATGATGAAATTCATGTATGGCTGAACCGTCATCCAGGAAACAGCGAAGAAGAGCTGCTTTATTTCAAGTTCTACAACGAAACTGTTTCCCAGGAAGGCATTCAGGCGGTATATACCCTTTCTGCAGAAGACGGAAGTTCATATTCTCCGACAGGCTGGACAGAGTGGGTAATAGACCTGAACGATATGAATTTCCAGAGCGGAGCATCAGAAAAGGCCGATCTGGATAACGTAGTCGGTATGTTCTTCGGCGTTGTAGGCGATGATACAACCACCGGCAAGGGCAGCGGCGTGATAGACTTCGACGACCTTTCCTTTGTTGACACAATAAACTGCGGCAGCAATCAGCCGGTAATGGATCTTAACCAAGACTGCGAAGTTGATTTTGAAGACTTTGTAATTATGGGAGAAACCTGGGTAGGTGAATAA